A single genomic interval of Thermosipho japonicus harbors:
- a CDS encoding deoxycytidylate deaminase, with the protein MNLDSYLKNLKITKSGDKRESWDSYFLKIAEIIATRSTCFHRKVGAVIVKDKRILATGYNQPPSGFPHCDDIGCIRDDLNIKSGENQEVCYALHAEQNALMQAAKFGISTDDATIYVTHKPCSVCARLIINAGIKRVVYLNDYPDSLTDFLFKTSKISVEKHGGVIHEKG; encoded by the coding sequence ATGAATTTAGATTCTTATTTAAAAAATTTAAAAATAACTAAATCGGGGGATAAACGTGAAAGTTGGGATAGCTACTTTTTGAAAATTGCTGAAATTATAGCTACCCGTTCTACTTGTTTTCATAGAAAAGTTGGAGCTGTTATTGTTAAAGATAAGAGAATTTTAGCGACAGGTTATAACCAACCTCCTTCTGGTTTTCCTCATTGTGATGACATAGGTTGTATTAGGGATGATTTAAATATTAAATCTGGGGAAAATCAAGAAGTGTGTTATGCTCTTCATGCAGAGCAAAATGCTTTGATGCAGGCAGCAAAATTTGGCATATCAACTGATGATGCCACAATATATGTAACTCATAAACCATGTTCAGTTTGTGCAAGGCTTATAATTAATGCGGGTATAAAAAGGGTAGTGTATTTAAATGATTATCCAGATTCACTGACAGATTTTTTGTTTAAGACATCTAAAATTTCTGTTGAAAAACATGGAGGTGTTATTCATGAAAAGGGATGA
- a CDS encoding adenosylhomocysteinase, with protein MESGRKKIEWVSNFMPLLNYLKKEYKGVFNGTKIGMAIHLEAKTAYLAITLKELGADVFVTGCNPLSTQDDVAAALSEYGITVHAKRTHDEKIYFNNLNKVLDHEPELILDDGADLSVILHTERTELLKNVKGISEETTTGVRRLLNLQEKGLLKVPVIAVNNAKMKHFFDNRYGTGQSTWDSIMRNTNTLIAGKNVVIAGYGWCGRGIAMRAKGLGANVIVTEVDPIKAIEALMDGFNVMKMSEAAKIADIVVTSTGVKDVVKYEDILNMKNGVILANAGHFNVEIPIEKIEKNAEKTFEARENVKGYIINGKKIFVIGEGRLVNLAAGDGHPIEIMDLSFALQTLSLIYIHKNYKNLENKVYQYPEELDEKVATLKLKSLGIEIDKLSEEQKEYLKGY; from the coding sequence ATGGAAAGTGGTAGAAAAAAAATCGAATGGGTTTCAAACTTTATGCCCTTATTAAATTACCTAAAAAAAGAATATAAAGGAGTTTTTAATGGTACTAAAATTGGGATGGCAATCCATTTGGAAGCAAAAACTGCTTATTTAGCAATTACTTTAAAAGAACTTGGAGCTGATGTTTTCGTTACAGGGTGTAATCCATTATCAACACAAGATGATGTAGCAGCTGCATTATCTGAATATGGTATAACTGTTCATGCAAAAAGAACTCATGACGAAAAAATTTATTTTAACAATCTAAACAAAGTTCTTGATCATGAACCTGAACTAATTTTAGATGATGGTGCAGATCTAAGTGTGATTTTGCATACTGAAAGAACAGAGCTTTTAAAAAATGTTAAAGGAATTTCAGAAGAAACAACTACCGGAGTTAGAAGACTTTTAAACCTTCAAGAAAAGGGACTTTTAAAAGTTCCTGTTATAGCCGTTAATAATGCAAAAATGAAACATTTTTTTGACAATAGATATGGAACTGGACAATCCACTTGGGATTCAATAATGAGAAATACAAATACATTGATTGCTGGGAAAAATGTAGTTATTGCCGGATATGGCTGGTGTGGTAGAGGTATTGCTATGAGAGCAAAAGGATTGGGAGCAAATGTTATTGTTACTGAGGTAGATCCTATAAAAGCTATAGAGGCACTTATGGATGGGTTTAATGTTATGAAAATGTCGGAAGCAGCTAAAATTGCAGATATAGTGGTAACATCTACAGGTGTAAAAGATGTGGTAAAATATGAAGATATACTAAACATGAAAAATGGTGTTATACTTGCAAACGCTGGTCATTTCAATGTTGAAATTCCAATAGAGAAAATAGAAAAAAATGCTGAAAAAACTTTTGAAGCGAGAGAAAATGTAAAAGGATATATAATAAATGGTAAAAAAATATTCGTTATTGGTGAAGGAAGACTCGTAAACCTTGCAGCTGGAGATGGTCATCCAATTGAAATTATGGATCTTTCATTTGCACTTCAAACATTGTCGTTAATTTATATTCATAAAAATTATAAAAATCTTGAAAACAAAGTTTATCAATACCCTGAAGAATTAGATGAAAAGGTTGCAACATTAAAACTTAAATCCCTAGGGATAGAAATTGATAAGTTATCAGAAGAACAAAAGGAGTACCTGAAAGGATATTGA